Proteins from one uncultured Anaeromusa sp. genomic window:
- a CDS encoding 1-deoxy-D-xylulose-5-phosphate reductoisomerase — protein sequence MRQRIALLGSTGSIGCQTLDVAAAHPEECEISVLAAHSRDELLEEQIRKFQPAYAVLSDENAALRLKARYEGPTTILSGDKAIEELAASNEIDTVVTALVGFAGLKPTLAAIKAGKKIALANKETLVAAGELVTAEAKKYGVDILPVDSEHSALFQCLHGESPKEVHKLLITASGGPFRGRSREQLAKVTLQECLQHPNWSMGRKITVDSATLANKGLEVIEARWLFDVSYDQIEVVVHPQSIVHSMVEFSDSSVLAQIGYPDMRLPIQYALFYPRRLEASWQRLDWKTVRTLTFEPPDVQAFPLLATAFEVGRAGGTYPCVFNAANEVAVEAFLQGQISFLQITEIVQKVLSQYKGGSAAELASILAANDWARQAAAVCCSQAN from the coding sequence ATGCGACAACGGATTGCTTTACTGGGAAGTACCGGTTCGATTGGCTGCCAAACTTTAGATGTGGCCGCAGCACATCCCGAAGAATGTGAAATCAGCGTATTGGCTGCTCACAGTCGCGATGAATTGTTGGAAGAGCAGATTCGCAAATTTCAGCCGGCGTATGCGGTGCTAAGCGATGAAAATGCTGCATTGCGTTTAAAAGCCCGCTACGAGGGGCCTACGACCATTTTAAGCGGTGACAAAGCGATAGAAGAACTGGCAGCATCAAACGAAATTGATACGGTGGTAACGGCTCTTGTCGGCTTTGCAGGGTTAAAGCCAACCTTAGCCGCCATTAAAGCTGGCAAAAAAATTGCCCTGGCCAATAAGGAAACGTTGGTAGCGGCTGGGGAATTGGTTACGGCTGAAGCGAAAAAGTACGGTGTGGACATTCTGCCTGTCGATAGCGAGCACAGCGCCTTGTTTCAGTGCCTGCATGGCGAGTCGCCGAAAGAGGTGCACAAGCTCCTCATTACTGCCTCGGGAGGCCCTTTCCGAGGCAGGAGCAGGGAGCAGTTGGCAAAAGTAACCTTGCAGGAGTGTTTGCAGCATCCGAATTGGTCTATGGGCCGCAAAATCACCGTGGATTCGGCGACTCTAGCCAATAAAGGGCTGGAAGTGATTGAGGCGCGTTGGCTTTTTGATGTGTCTTACGATCAGATTGAAGTGGTGGTGCATCCGCAGAGTATTGTGCATTCCATGGTAGAATTCAGCGACTCCTCAGTGTTGGCTCAAATTGGTTATCCTGATATGCGTCTGCCGATACAGTATGCTTTGTTTTATCCACGGCGTCTGGAAGCTTCGTGGCAGCGTTTAGATTGGAAGACCGTCCGTACGCTGACCTTTGAACCGCCTGATGTACAAGCGTTTCCGCTTTTGGCGACTGCCTTTGAAGTCGGCAGAGCCGGGGGAACGTACCCTTGCGTGTTTAATGCCGCCAACGAAGTGGCGGTAGAGGCTTTTTTGCAGGGACAAATTTCCTTTTTACAGATTACGGAAATTGTTCAAAAAGTGCTGTCTCAATATAAAGGAGGCAGTGCGGCGGAATTGGCAAGCATTTTAGCGGCAAACGACTGGGCGCGTCAAGCTGCAGCAGTTTGCTGCAGTCAGGCGAATTAA
- the rseP gene encoding RIP metalloprotease RseP: protein MGGHGSSLLATILLFGLLILVHEWGHFITAKLTGMWVKEFAIGFGPKLISWRMGETRYSWRVIPLGGFNNIAGMHPDEEIDELGDMSEEEYRKRAFYAKSVWARMLVIAAGSIMNLLLPVILFTLVFVFSGIDRPVEAPIVGQAMAGHPAAQAGLEKNDRIVRIQGQDIASWKQMVETLQQVGAATEGKGLAVEYERTLPSGAVEHRTAQVYPEKDGANGRVLIGVAAKLENYQPGIVESCGLAVQQTVAVAAMMVKGLAKMITGQAAADVAGPIGVAQMAWEVAQNGLMKLLGFGALLSINLGIINLLPIPVLDGGHIVALLIEAVRGRPISKERLQMVQMAGLLLLLLIMVFATFKDVLRLNLF, encoded by the coding sequence TTGGGAGGACATGGAAGTTCGCTATTGGCAACCATTCTGCTGTTTGGCTTGCTGATTTTGGTTCATGAATGGGGACATTTTATTACGGCGAAACTAACCGGTATGTGGGTTAAAGAATTTGCTATTGGTTTTGGCCCCAAGCTAATCAGTTGGCGGATGGGAGAAACACGCTATTCCTGGCGGGTCATTCCTTTAGGCGGGTTTAACAATATCGCCGGCATGCACCCAGACGAAGAAATCGATGAACTGGGCGATATGAGTGAAGAGGAGTACCGCAAGCGGGCTTTTTACGCTAAGTCGGTTTGGGCGCGCATGCTGGTCATTGCGGCTGGTTCGATTATGAATTTGCTGCTGCCGGTCATTTTGTTCACGTTGGTTTTTGTCTTTTCCGGTATTGATCGTCCGGTGGAGGCTCCGATTGTCGGGCAGGCGATGGCAGGGCATCCAGCTGCGCAGGCAGGCCTGGAAAAAAACGATCGGATTGTCCGGATTCAAGGTCAGGATATTGCTTCATGGAAGCAGATGGTGGAGACGCTGCAGCAGGTCGGCGCCGCTACTGAGGGCAAGGGGCTTGCCGTCGAGTATGAGCGGACTTTGCCTTCAGGGGCTGTAGAACATCGAACTGCGCAGGTTTACCCGGAAAAAGACGGCGCCAATGGACGTGTGCTTATTGGCGTGGCGGCTAAACTAGAAAACTATCAACCAGGTATTGTCGAGTCGTGCGGACTAGCGGTGCAACAGACGGTGGCTGTTGCGGCGATGATGGTCAAAGGCTTGGCCAAAATGATTACCGGTCAAGCTGCCGCTGATGTGGCGGGACCGATCGGCGTGGCTCAGATGGCCTGGGAAGTGGCTCAAAACGGTCTGATGAAGCTGCTTGGCTTTGGCGCTTTGCTAAGTATTAATTTGGGGATTATCAATTTACTGCCCATCCCGGTATTGGATGGCGGTCATATAGTGGCATTGCTCATTGAAGCGGTCCGGGGGCGGCCGATCAGCAAAGAACGTTTGCAAATGGTGCAGATGGCAGGTTTGTTACTGCTCTTGCTGATTATGGTGTTTGCAACCTTTAAGGATGTGCTGAGGTTGAATTTGTTTTAG
- the ispG gene encoding flavodoxin-dependent (E)-4-hydroxy-3-methylbut-2-enyl-diphosphate synthase, whose protein sequence is MAEMQTLTYERRDTRRLMIGTVPVGAGAPITVQSMTNTKTQAVTETVEQISRLTAVGCDLVRLAVPDREAAKALAQIKLQVQVPLIADIHFDYRLALAALESGVDALRINPGNIGEAKYVRMVVDAAKERQVPIRIGVNAGSLDKRILAKYGGQVTAAGMVESALEHIRLLEELDFYDIKISLKAHDVPLTLAAYRLMSQTVNYPLHLGVTEAGTIRSGVIKSAVGIGALLAEGIGDTFRISLTGDPVREVEVGNEILKSLGMKEYGPTLISCPTCGRCNIDLEQLAQTVEEHLKQVKKPLKVAVMGCAVNGPGEAREADIGLAGGKGEGLIFRKGVIVRKVAEAELMKAFLEELEQLLKEEP, encoded by the coding sequence ATGGCTGAAATGCAGACGTTGACCTATGAACGACGAGATACCCGGCGTTTGATGATTGGCACGGTCCCGGTAGGCGCAGGAGCGCCAATCACGGTGCAGTCCATGACCAATACTAAAACGCAGGCAGTGACGGAAACGGTAGAACAAATCAGCCGTTTGACGGCAGTTGGCTGCGATTTGGTGCGGCTGGCTGTGCCTGATAGGGAGGCTGCTAAAGCCTTGGCGCAGATTAAGCTCCAAGTGCAGGTTCCGCTGATCGCCGATATTCACTTTGATTATCGTTTGGCGTTGGCGGCTTTGGAAAGTGGCGTGGATGCGCTGCGGATCAACCCCGGCAATATTGGCGAAGCCAAGTATGTACGCATGGTGGTGGACGCTGCCAAGGAACGGCAAGTGCCGATCCGTATTGGTGTGAACGCAGGATCTTTGGATAAGCGTATTTTGGCTAAATATGGCGGCCAAGTTACCGCCGCAGGCATGGTGGAAAGTGCGCTGGAGCACATTCGCTTGTTGGAAGAGCTGGACTTTTACGATATAAAGATATCCTTAAAAGCCCATGATGTACCGCTTACCTTGGCGGCTTACCGTTTAATGAGCCAGACGGTTAACTACCCCTTGCACCTAGGGGTTACAGAGGCGGGAACCATCCGCTCCGGTGTAATTAAGTCCGCCGTGGGCATTGGCGCTCTGCTGGCCGAGGGGATTGGCGACACCTTCCGAATTTCCTTGACCGGCGATCCGGTGCGCGAAGTGGAAGTTGGCAATGAGATTTTGAAATCCCTTGGCATGAAAGAATATGGACCTACGCTCATTTCCTGTCCGACTTGTGGACGCTGCAATATTGACTTGGAACAATTGGCGCAAACCGTCGAAGAGCATTTAAAACAAGTGAAAAAGCCGCTAAAAGTGGCAGTTATGGGTTGCGCCGTCAATGGGCCGGGTGAAGCCCGCGAAGCGGATATCGGCCTTGCCGGCGGCAAAGGGGAAGGTCTTATTTTCCGCAAAGGCGTGATCGTGCGCAAAGTCGCGGAAGCAGAATTAATGAAAGCATTTTTAGAAGAATTGGAACAATTGCTGAAGGAGGAACCCTGA
- a CDS encoding proline--tRNA ligase: MRASKLFAPTLREVPAEAEVVSHQLMLRAGMLRKAAGGIYNYLPLTWRVLKKIEAIVREEMDEAGGQELLMPIIQPAELWQETGRWDVYGDEMFRLQDRHGRNFCLGPTHEEMITTLVRSEVRSYRQLPLMLYQIQNKYRDEIRPRFGLMRGREFIMKDLYSFDRDEAGLEVSYRKMYDAYTRIFNRCGLKFRAVEADGGAIGGTGTHEFMVIAESGEAAIVFCPDCEYAANVEKAEGQVLPSNTEPSSQDLTPVATSGKRSIEEVTAFLKVPAEQTIKSIAFRTEHGLVVALARGDHEINDVKVQNLVGAIQIELADEADIQRELGSVAGFLGPVGLAGKCTIVADSSVMNLHDAVCGANKPDEHLLHVEPSRDFKPDQIADLRMVKAGEPCPRCGSALATARGIEVGQVFKLFTKYSEALKATFLDENGKEKPMVMGCYGIGVSRTMAAAIEQHNDVDGIIWPAAIAPFQVAVVPINTKDEAQLQLAERIYGELKAAGVDVLLDDRNERPGVKFKDADLIGYPVRIALGPKALAEGMVEIKCRRDGQVLLVPQTEYLQKVQELLAGL, encoded by the coding sequence ATGCGTGCATCCAAATTATTTGCCCCGACGTTGCGAGAAGTTCCGGCGGAGGCTGAAGTTGTCAGTCATCAGCTGATGCTGCGCGCCGGTATGCTGCGGAAAGCGGCTGGCGGTATTTATAACTATTTGCCTCTTACTTGGCGAGTTTTAAAGAAGATAGAGGCCATTGTTCGAGAAGAAATGGATGAGGCCGGCGGCCAGGAATTGTTGATGCCGATCATCCAACCGGCGGAGCTGTGGCAGGAAACCGGCCGTTGGGATGTGTACGGAGACGAAATGTTTCGCCTCCAGGATCGACATGGCCGTAATTTTTGCCTGGGGCCTACGCACGAGGAAATGATTACAACGCTGGTGCGTTCGGAAGTGCGCTCCTATCGTCAGCTTCCGTTGATGCTCTACCAGATCCAAAACAAATATCGTGATGAAATTCGGCCGCGTTTTGGCTTGATGCGGGGACGCGAATTTATTATGAAAGATCTGTATTCCTTTGATCGCGATGAAGCCGGCTTAGAGGTAAGCTACCGCAAAATGTATGATGCGTATACGCGCATTTTTAATCGCTGCGGCTTAAAGTTCAGGGCGGTAGAAGCGGACGGCGGCGCTATTGGCGGTACCGGAACGCATGAGTTCATGGTCATCGCTGAATCCGGCGAAGCGGCGATTGTCTTCTGCCCTGATTGCGAATATGCAGCCAATGTGGAAAAGGCGGAAGGTCAGGTACTGCCTAGTAATACGGAACCCTCTTCGCAAGATCTGACTCCGGTGGCTACGTCTGGCAAGCGCTCTATTGAAGAGGTGACAGCCTTTTTAAAAGTCCCTGCAGAGCAGACCATCAAATCCATTGCCTTCCGCACGGAACATGGGCTGGTGGTTGCCTTGGCGCGCGGTGATCATGAAATTAACGACGTGAAGGTGCAAAACTTGGTGGGCGCCATTCAAATCGAACTGGCGGATGAAGCGGATATTCAGCGGGAACTGGGCAGTGTCGCTGGATTTTTGGGTCCTGTGGGGCTGGCCGGAAAATGTACAATTGTTGCCGATAGCAGTGTTATGAATTTGCATGATGCTGTGTGCGGCGCTAATAAGCCTGATGAACATTTGCTCCATGTAGAGCCTTCGCGGGATTTCAAGCCGGATCAAATTGCGGATCTGCGCATGGTAAAAGCCGGCGAGCCTTGTCCTCGTTGCGGCAGTGCGTTGGCGACCGCCAGAGGCATTGAAGTGGGCCAGGTATTCAAGTTGTTTACTAAATACAGTGAAGCGCTAAAGGCGACTTTCCTGGATGAAAACGGCAAAGAAAAACCCATGGTCATGGGTTGCTACGGCATTGGCGTCAGCCGGACCATGGCGGCTGCTATTGAGCAGCACAATGACGTTGACGGTATCATTTGGCCGGCGGCGATTGCGCCGTTTCAGGTAGCGGTTGTGCCGATCAATACCAAAGATGAAGCGCAACTGCAGCTGGCGGAGCGCATTTACGGCGAGTTGAAAGCGGCTGGGGTTGATGTGCTTCTTGATGATCGCAATGAACGGCCCGGCGTTAAATTTAAAGACGCGGATCTGATTGGCTATCCGGTACGTATTGCTCTTGGGCCGAAGGCGTTAGCCGAAGGTATGGTGGAAATCAAATGCCGTCGCGATGGTCAGGTTTTGCTGGTGCCGCAAACGGAATATTTACAAAAAGTACAGGAATTGCTCGCTGGCCTGTAA
- a CDS encoding ACT domain-containing protein has product MAEQKSVFYLVREEILPEAIKKTIKVKDMLKRGEARTINEAVEKMELSRSAYYKYKDYVFPFYEASQEKIITLSLLLDHKSGVLSRVLNTIAGERGSVLTINQGIPLQGVANASISIETADLKIDLEALMDKLRMVDGVKRIEILGQV; this is encoded by the coding sequence TTGGCAGAGCAAAAATCTGTTTTTTATTTGGTCCGTGAAGAAATTTTACCAGAGGCAATTAAGAAAACCATTAAGGTAAAGGATATGCTGAAACGCGGCGAAGCGCGGACGATCAATGAAGCGGTGGAAAAAATGGAGTTAAGCCGCAGCGCATATTACAAGTATAAAGATTATGTTTTTCCTTTTTATGAAGCCAGCCAGGAGAAAATCATTACTTTGTCGCTGCTTTTGGATCACAAATCAGGCGTACTGTCCCGTGTGCTCAATACCATTGCAGGAGAGCGTGGCAGCGTGTTGACGATCAACCAGGGCATCCCGCTGCAGGGAGTGGCTAATGCCAGCATTTCCATTGAAACTGCGGATTTGAAGATTGATCTGGAGGCGTTGATGGATAAATTGCGCATGGTAGATGGCGTAAAACGCATCGAAATTTTAGGACAGGTTTGA
- a CDS encoding homoserine dehydrogenase, whose translation MKDCIQVGMLGLGTVGTGVAKVLCQNGASIAHKVGKPIVLKTVLVRDVHKERSLPQPVQVTDKVEDILNDPEIDIVIEVMGGEEPAKDYMLRAMKAGKHVVTANKDVVAQHGKELFAAAEEAQVDFLFEASVGGGIPIIRPLKQCLAGNHIYEVMGIVNGTTNYMLTKMTQEGLDFADVLAEAQAKGYAEADPTADVGGLDAARKLAILASIAFNARVTFDDVYVEGITNISSEDIAYASELGYVIKLLAIAREEEGRISVRVHPTFLPSSHPLANVNDVYNAVFVRGDAVGEAMFYGRGAGEMPTASAVVGDVIDAARNLYRGASGRILCTCFEDRPIQPISETKAPYFIRLLVQDQPGVLAAIAGAFGAQQVSLNSVIQKRKINGCAELAVITYEVPDSCVQLALSTMRGMSVVSEVRSVIRVAMD comes from the coding sequence ATGAAAGATTGTATTCAAGTCGGCATGCTTGGTCTAGGAACGGTTGGAACCGGCGTAGCCAAAGTGCTTTGTCAAAATGGCGCTAGTATTGCGCATAAGGTGGGTAAACCCATTGTTTTAAAAACCGTGCTGGTGCGTGATGTGCATAAAGAGCGCTCCTTGCCGCAGCCAGTTCAAGTTACAGATAAAGTGGAAGACATTTTAAACGATCCCGAGATTGATATTGTCATTGAAGTCATGGGCGGCGAAGAGCCGGCTAAAGACTATATGCTGCGCGCTATGAAGGCCGGAAAGCATGTTGTGACGGCCAATAAGGACGTAGTGGCTCAACATGGTAAAGAACTCTTTGCGGCTGCCGAGGAAGCGCAGGTAGACTTTTTGTTTGAAGCCAGCGTAGGCGGCGGTATTCCGATCATTAGGCCCTTGAAGCAGTGTCTCGCAGGCAATCATATCTATGAAGTGATGGGCATTGTTAACGGAACGACCAACTATATGCTGACCAAGATGACCCAAGAAGGGCTAGATTTTGCGGATGTGCTGGCCGAGGCCCAGGCCAAGGGCTATGCGGAAGCGGACCCGACGGCAGACGTAGGCGGTCTTGATGCAGCGCGTAAGCTTGCGATTCTTGCTTCCATTGCCTTTAACGCCCGGGTTACCTTTGATGATGTCTATGTAGAAGGAATTACCAATATCTCCAGTGAAGACATTGCCTATGCTTCTGAGCTGGGATATGTTATTAAACTGCTCGCGATTGCCCGCGAAGAAGAAGGGCGCATCAGCGTGCGCGTGCATCCTACGTTTTTGCCGAGCAGTCATCCTTTAGCCAATGTGAATGACGTGTACAATGCGGTGTTTGTACGCGGAGACGCTGTTGGCGAAGCCATGTTCTACGGGCGAGGCGCAGGTGAGATGCCTACAGCCAGTGCGGTGGTAGGTGATGTGATTGATGCAGCCCGGAATCTATATCGCGGCGCTTCCGGGCGCATTTTGTGCACTTGCTTTGAAGATCGTCCCATTCAGCCTATCAGTGAGACAAAGGCGCCTTATTTTATCCGGCTGTTAGTTCAAGATCAGCCAGGGGTATTGGCGGCCATTGCCGGCGCTTTTGGCGCCCAGCAGGTTAGCTTGAATTCGGTTATTCAGAAGCGTAAAATTAACGGTTGCGCAGAATTGGCGGTTATAACGTATGAAGTGCCCGATTCTTGCGTGCAACTGGCGCTTAGCACGATGCGCGGCATGTCGGTGGTAAGCGAAGTGCGCAGCGTAATTCGCGTAGCTATGGATTAA
- the thrB gene encoding homoserine kinase, translating into MQKYIRVLVPATTANCGPGFDCLGMACTLYNEVTVKAHYGQSGLVMCVQGEGEAFISKGKDNLFYKALQCVFSMAGEPIPALEIVMTNRIPLSRGLGSSAAAIASGLAAANALLQNSVLNDQQLLALATEMEGHPDNVAPALFGGITVSIMDGQNPYTQQLPIEIPLRMVVAIPDFHLATKKAREVLPQTVPLQDAVYNVSRAAWLVAKLVVGDAESLGLGFGDRLHQPYRQPLIPGMEGVLAAARREGALGAVLSGAGPCLMAFATEKEEAIGEAMVEAFAKANITSRYLILDLDHQGCQVEELPL; encoded by the coding sequence ATGCAAAAATACATACGTGTGTTGGTTCCGGCGACGACGGCCAACTGCGGACCTGGCTTTGATTGTCTGGGTATGGCGTGTACTTTGTACAATGAGGTGACCGTGAAGGCGCATTATGGCCAAAGTGGCCTGGTTATGTGCGTGCAAGGTGAAGGGGAAGCTTTTATCTCCAAAGGTAAAGATAATTTGTTTTATAAAGCGCTACAGTGCGTATTTTCTATGGCAGGAGAGCCCATTCCCGCTCTGGAAATCGTGATGACCAATCGCATTCCTTTGTCTCGCGGCCTTGGCAGCAGCGCTGCGGCTATAGCCAGCGGTTTGGCAGCGGCGAATGCTTTACTGCAGAATTCTGTGCTTAATGATCAGCAGTTGCTGGCCTTGGCTACGGAAATGGAAGGCCATCCTGATAATGTCGCTCCGGCGTTATTTGGCGGCATTACCGTTAGCATCATGGATGGGCAAAATCCGTATACGCAGCAGTTGCCAATTGAAATTCCTCTACGCATGGTTGTGGCTATTCCTGACTTTCATTTGGCGACGAAAAAAGCAAGAGAAGTGCTCCCGCAAACGGTTCCCTTGCAAGATGCCGTGTATAATGTTTCCCGTGCCGCCTGGCTGGTAGCCAAGTTGGTAGTCGGAGATGCTGAGTCACTGGGACTTGGCTTTGGCGATCGTCTGCATCAGCCCTACCGGCAGCCCTTGATTCCGGGTATGGAGGGCGTCTTGGCTGCAGCACGCCGTGAAGGCGCCTTAGGAGCTGTTTTGAGCGGCGCTGGTCCTTGCTTAATGGCATTTGCTACGGAGAAGGAAGAAGCTATCGGCGAAGCCATGGTAGAAGCCTTTGCTAAGGCGAATATTACCTCGCGCTATCTGATTTTAGATCTTGACCATCAGGGCTGCCAGGTGGAAGAGCTGCCACTATAA